One part of the Streptomyces ferrugineus genome encodes these proteins:
- a CDS encoding FUSC family protein, with translation MSRPVRSVLALPPWLAHALRAQRGPVPWSAVVRGVLAAGPLLLAAVLFGRASLGVVAAIAAMLAGINDRPGSRRASVRRLGVPALAGAVGLVVGTYAGDRLGAVPLTVLLTGLGLFAGGVSAVGPVASGAGTQLLVAAAIGAGMPLPDSGWERAVAYLGGAVWLLALRLVLPTPGSLVGDFRFDGERDAVADVYDAVAALLDAVGTPQAGARRLALTAALDHAQDALTGPRLRRYASSSAERRLHAQYAAALPLGEAATALAWAGDTVPARASEGPRRLAAAVRGNTHTGPLPAPSRSAPALRALDDALLHAAEAFDRGRGDSDLHTRRRTAKDLLRAVFGSGGREYGLRVALSFGASAGIAQALHHAQWYGQHEHWYWLPATAVFLVKPDLGPLVSRVLCRAAGTVLGALLFAGFAAVLPRPEGLIALVALSGALIPVATRHFAAQTAVVTVLVLALVMVGGEPQASLSRIGETLLACAIVLVVGHLPMPGQRGGGVRARLGAAGRAAYAYLGHVLREADGAAVRGGEGPAVREADGHAVRGAGVRGDTHDPRADVRHPRDPAHGPDARAHRWTLRREAYRALAEARTAIALAAAELPALARHTEGADEVVATLERLVDTTTACAVHLDDSGRLTPWHLAQLDDLLEQLAEERDRAGLRIPEVPNLPNLPNLPRASEVPLTG, from the coding sequence GTGTCCCGCCCCGTACGTTCGGTTCTCGCGCTTCCGCCCTGGCTCGCCCATGCGCTCCGTGCCCAGAGGGGGCCGGTTCCCTGGAGTGCGGTGGTACGAGGGGTGCTGGCCGCTGGGCCGTTGCTGCTTGCCGCGGTTCTGTTCGGGCGTGCCTCGCTCGGTGTCGTCGCCGCCATCGCCGCCATGCTCGCCGGCATCAACGACCGTCCCGGTAGCCGTCGGGCGTCCGTCAGGCGGCTCGGGGTTCCCGCGCTGGCGGGGGCCGTCGGGCTGGTCGTCGGGACGTATGCCGGGGACCGGCTCGGGGCCGTGCCGCTCACCGTGCTGCTCACCGGGCTCGGGCTGTTCGCCGGTGGTGTCAGCGCTGTGGGGCCTGTGGCCTCCGGGGCGGGTACGCAGTTGCTCGTCGCCGCCGCCATCGGGGCCGGGATGCCGTTGCCCGACAGTGGGTGGGAGCGGGCCGTCGCCTATCTCGGCGGTGCCGTCTGGCTGCTCGCGCTGCGGCTGGTGCTTCCCACGCCCGGGTCGCTCGTCGGGGACTTCCGGTTCGACGGGGAGCGGGACGCCGTCGCCGATGTGTACGACGCCGTGGCCGCACTCCTCGACGCCGTCGGCACCCCGCAGGCCGGCGCCCGCCGCCTCGCGCTCACCGCCGCCCTCGACCATGCCCAGGACGCCCTCACCGGGCCCCGGCTGCGGCGATACGCCTCCTCGTCCGCCGAGCGGCGGCTGCACGCGCAGTACGCCGCCGCCCTGCCGCTCGGCGAGGCCGCCACCGCGCTCGCCTGGGCCGGAGACACCGTGCCCGCCCGGGCTTCCGAAGGGCCCCGGCGTCTCGCCGCCGCCGTGCGCGGCAACACCCACACCGGCCCGCTGCCCGCGCCCTCCCGGTCCGCGCCCGCCCTGCGCGCCCTCGACGACGCCCTGCTGCACGCCGCCGAGGCCTTCGACCGGGGCAGGGGCGACAGCGACCTGCATACCCGGCGCCGCACCGCCAAGGACCTTCTTCGAGCCGTATTCGGGTCCGGTGGGCGCGAGTACGGGCTGCGCGTGGCCCTCTCCTTCGGGGCCAGCGCCGGCATCGCCCAGGCCCTGCACCACGCCCAGTGGTACGGGCAGCACGAGCACTGGTACTGGCTTCCGGCCACCGCCGTCTTCCTCGTCAAGCCCGACCTCGGGCCGCTCGTGTCCCGGGTGCTGTGCCGGGCCGCCGGCACCGTGCTGGGAGCCCTGCTCTTCGCCGGGTTCGCGGCCGTGCTGCCCCGGCCGGAAGGGCTCATCGCGCTCGTCGCTCTCAGCGGCGCCCTGATTCCCGTCGCCACTCGGCACTTCGCCGCCCAGACCGCCGTCGTGACCGTCCTCGTGCTCGCCCTCGTCATGGTGGGCGGCGAGCCGCAGGCATCCCTGAGCCGGATCGGCGAGACCCTGCTGGCCTGCGCGATCGTGCTCGTCGTCGGGCATCTGCCGATGCCGGGGCAGCGGGGCGGGGGTGTGCGGGCGCGGCTCGGTGCGGCGGGGCGTGCCGCGTATGCGTACCTCGGTCACGTCCTGCGTGAGGCCGATGGGGCTGCGGTTCGTGGGGGTGAGGGGCCTGCCGTTCGTGAGGCCGATGGGCATGCGGTTCGTGGGGCCGGTGTCCGCGGCGATACTCACGACCCCCGCGCCGACGTTCGCCACCCCCGCGACCCCGCGCACGGCCCCGACGCCCGCGCCCATCGCTGGACCCTCCGCCGTGAGGCCTACCGTGCGCTCGCCGAGGCCCGTACCGCCATCGCCCTCGCCGCCGCCGAACTCCCCGCGCTCGCCCGGCATACGGAGGGCGCGGACGAGGTCGTGGCCACCCTCGAACGGCTGGTCGACACGACGACCGCATGTGCCGTCCACCTCGACGACTCGGGCCGGCTCACACCCTGGCACCTCGCCCAGCTCGACGACCTGCTGGAGCAACTCGCCGAGGAACGTGACCGGGCCGGGCTACGGATCCCCGAGGTCCCCAACCTTCCCAACCTCCCCAACCTCCCCAGGGCCTCCGAGGTGCCCCTCACCGGGTGA